One Burkholderia sp. PAMC 26561 genomic window carries:
- the leuD gene encoding 3-isopropylmalate dehydratase small subunit, with amino-acid sequence MKAFTVCEGIAAPLLRDNIDTDMIVRVERIAQLQRGQFKAWAFEMMRYHADGSENPSFILNQPPFRGAKILLSGSNFGCGSSREMAVWALEEFGIRCVIAQSFGDIFYANCIQNGLLAIRMSAAQIELLAAAAGRGDPLCVDLHSRTVSAPGVPPVAFDFPGHHRDALLEGLDEIDQTLRHDARILAFQQAGKVRCPWVYIQQ; translated from the coding sequence ATGAAAGCATTCACCGTGTGTGAAGGCATTGCCGCGCCGCTTTTGCGCGACAACATCGATACCGACATGATCGTGCGTGTCGAACGCATTGCGCAATTGCAGCGCGGGCAGTTCAAGGCGTGGGCGTTCGAGATGATGCGTTATCACGCCGATGGAAGCGAAAACCCATCGTTCATCCTCAACCAGCCACCGTTCCGAGGCGCGAAAATCCTCCTTTCCGGCAGCAATTTCGGTTGCGGCAGCTCACGCGAAATGGCGGTCTGGGCGCTGGAAGAGTTCGGCATCCGCTGCGTGATCGCGCAGAGTTTCGGCGACATCTTTTATGCAAACTGCATTCAGAACGGCCTGTTGGCAATACGCATGAGCGCGGCGCAAATCGAGCTGCTTGCTGCGGCAGCCGGGCGCGGCGACCCGCTCTGCGTGGACCTTCACAGCCGCACGGTCAGCGCGCCCGGTGTGCCGCCTGTCGCTTTCGATTTTCCTGGCCACCACCGTGACGCGCTGCTCGAAGGGCTTGACGAGATCGACCAGACGCTCCGGCACGACGCGCGCATTCTTGCGTTTCAGCAAGCCGGCAAGGTGCGGTGTCCATGGGTCTACATTCAGCAATAA
- a CDS encoding MFS transporter, protein MLSTVHAGARLDRLPTSSFHRRILWLIGGGMFLDSFDIYLAGGVLGALSRSGWSSMTLNAAFLSSTFIGMLIGAFTAGLLGDAYGRKFTYQFNLAIFGIASIAGSLAPSMNWLIACRFFMGLGLGAEIVVGYGSIGEFIPPAVRGKWSAYLSLITNSALFFSTYIGYLIIPTIGWRAMFAIVGVGALGVWVLRKKMPESPRWLESKGRFEEAEAILAGIEAETAQGRALPAIVEPAAAPIKATSLGSLFRPPLLRRTLLAVVIQIAINVVIYGFIVWVPTFLIKQGHGMASSLGYSSLMALGGPAGALVGVLIADRVGRKNGLIGVGILAAIVGWLYGNSTSVEMATLLGFLLFTMTYLMVALGVATYIPELFATENRMRGNGIAGSAGRLSGIVAPQIVVLMYATGGIKDVLSVIIGALVLMVAVLAVFGVETNRRSLEEIAVVPGDPSLHRPATDIPSEPVH, encoded by the coding sequence ATGCTGAGCACGGTACATGCAGGCGCAAGACTGGACCGGTTACCGACTTCATCGTTTCACCGGCGAATCTTGTGGCTGATCGGCGGTGGCATGTTCCTCGATTCCTTCGATATCTACCTCGCCGGCGGGGTGCTTGGTGCGCTGTCGCGCAGCGGCTGGTCGAGCATGACGTTGAACGCGGCATTCCTGTCGTCGACCTTCATCGGCATGTTGATCGGCGCGTTTACGGCCGGACTTCTGGGCGACGCCTACGGCCGGAAGTTCACCTATCAGTTCAACCTGGCGATCTTCGGTATTGCATCCATCGCGGGATCGCTTGCGCCAAGCATGAACTGGCTGATCGCCTGCCGCTTTTTCATGGGGCTCGGATTGGGGGCGGAGATCGTTGTCGGCTATGGCTCGATAGGCGAATTCATTCCGCCGGCGGTGCGGGGAAAGTGGTCGGCGTATCTGTCGTTGATTACGAACTCCGCGCTGTTTTTCTCGACCTATATAGGCTATCTGATCATTCCTACGATCGGCTGGCGGGCGATGTTCGCAATTGTCGGCGTCGGCGCGCTCGGTGTCTGGGTGCTGCGCAAGAAAATGCCGGAGTCGCCGCGCTGGCTCGAATCCAAGGGACGCTTCGAGGAAGCTGAAGCCATCCTGGCGGGCATCGAGGCGGAGACTGCGCAAGGACGCGCGTTACCCGCGATCGTGGAACCGGCGGCTGCTCCGATCAAGGCAACGTCGCTTGGCAGTCTGTTCCGGCCGCCGTTGTTGCGCCGGACGCTGCTCGCGGTGGTGATCCAGATCGCGATCAACGTGGTGATCTACGGTTTTATCGTGTGGGTGCCCACCTTTCTGATCAAGCAGGGACACGGCATGGCGTCGTCTCTTGGCTACTCGTCGCTGATGGCGCTGGGCGGACCGGCGGGCGCGCTTGTGGGTGTGCTGATAGCGGACCGCGTCGGCCGCAAGAACGGACTCATCGGCGTTGGAATCCTTGCCGCCATCGTTGGGTGGCTGTACGGCAATTCCACCAGCGTGGAAATGGCGACGCTGCTCGGCTTTCTGCTCTTCACGATGACTTACCTGATGGTCGCGCTTGGCGTCGCGACATACATTCCTGAGCTGTTCGCCACCGAGAACCGGATGCGCGGCAATGGCATCGCCGGATCGGCCGGCCGCTTGTCGGGCATCGTCGCTCCGCAGATCGTCGTACTCATGTATGCCACTGGCGGCATCAAGGACGTGCTGTCGGTCATTATCGGCGCATTGGTCCTGATGGTCGCCGTACTGGCCGTCTTCGGTGTCGAGACTAACCGCCGCTCGCTCGAAGAAATCGCGGTGGTCCCGGGCGATCCGTCGTTGCATCGCCCAGCCACGGACATTCCCAGCGAGCCGGTTCATTGA
- a CDS encoding isocitrate lyase/PEP mutase family protein, which translates to MTANSRRKALKARLNSGEIVVAPGIFDMISVRLADTMNFDCLYMTGFGTVASYLGEPDAGIATYTDMINRVTAFCAAATTPLVCDADTGYGGLLNMAHTIRGYERAGAAGIQIEDQEFPKKCGHTPGRRVIPIADMVKKIQVASDAREDKDFQIIARTDARTTLGLDEALRRGEAYAKAGADVVFIESPETVEELETIGKSFDMPLLVNVVEGGRTPQLTPAELQELGFSIAIYPSAGFLSVARALENVYGEIKALKGTTGAEANMMPFKAMCELMGFQAVWDFDKAHAE; encoded by the coding sequence ATGACCGCTAATTCCCGTAGAAAAGCGCTGAAAGCACGACTCAATTCCGGCGAGATCGTTGTTGCGCCCGGCATCTTCGACATGATCTCGGTGCGTCTCGCGGACACGATGAACTTCGACTGCCTGTACATGACAGGCTTCGGTACGGTTGCGTCTTATCTTGGCGAGCCGGACGCAGGGATTGCCACATACACCGACATGATCAATCGCGTCACGGCGTTTTGCGCGGCTGCCACGACCCCGCTTGTCTGCGACGCGGATACCGGCTACGGCGGACTGCTCAACATGGCGCATACGATTCGTGGCTACGAACGCGCAGGCGCGGCCGGCATCCAGATAGAGGACCAGGAGTTTCCAAAGAAATGCGGGCACACGCCTGGGCGCCGCGTGATTCCGATAGCCGACATGGTGAAGAAGATCCAGGTCGCGAGCGACGCGCGGGAGGACAAGGACTTCCAGATCATCGCGAGAACAGATGCACGGACAACGCTTGGCCTGGATGAAGCATTGCGCCGTGGCGAAGCCTACGCAAAAGCAGGTGCGGACGTCGTATTCATCGAGTCGCCGGAGACTGTGGAGGAACTCGAAACGATCGGCAAGTCGTTCGATATGCCCTTGCTGGTGAACGTGGTGGAGGGCGGCAGGACACCGCAACTGACGCCGGCGGAGTTGCAGGAACTCGGCTTTTCGATTGCGATTTATCCGTCGGCGGGATTCTTGAGCGTCGCTCGCGCGCTCGAAAATGTATATGGCGAAATAAAAGCGCTCAAGGGAACCACCGGCGCGGAGGCCAACATGATGCCGTTCAAAGCCATGTGCGAACTGATGGGCTTTCAGGCGGTCTGGGACTTCGACAAGGCCCATGCCGAGTGA
- a CDS encoding isocitrate lyase/PEP mutase family protein: MSDPVASSRSKRLRQLLDSGQLTVAPGVYDGLTARLAEQAGFSALYMTGAGTSASFGLPDYGLLTMTEMVANAARIVACTTLPLIADADTG; the protein is encoded by the coding sequence ATGTCGGACCCCGTTGCCTCTTCACGCTCGAAGCGCCTGCGTCAGTTGCTCGACAGCGGTCAATTGACCGTCGCACCCGGCGTTTATGATGGCCTGACCGCACGACTCGCCGAGCAAGCGGGTTTCTCAGCCCTCTACATGACCGGCGCGGGTACGTCAGCGTCGTTCGGCCTGCCGGACTACGGCCTCCTGACGATGACCGAGATGGTCGCCAATGCAGCACGCATCGTCGCATGCACGACGCTGCCGCTCATCGCAGATGCCGACACCGGCTAG
- a CDS encoding HpcH/HpaI aldolase/citrate lyase family protein, producing the protein MRSKLFVPGARPELFQKAFASSADAISIDLEDAVPETMKAHARGDVARFVRDLDRDHGKVILIRINPLGSMHFDADLDALVGLDFDIVNLPKAESANDIATLAGAIGELEKQRAHRRPLKILANVESPRGLRFAADIALASPRVMGLQIGYGDLFEPLDIGRKHAGALEHVQLAVRFAAGEAGIAAFDGAFPDIADQTGFREEAMRAKALGFRGKSCIHPTQIAAANEAFMPSGTEIAFSRKVVEAWRKAGALGRGAIVVDGIMIDAPYAAKAEAVLLQAQRLAV; encoded by the coding sequence ATGAGAAGCAAGCTCTTCGTACCGGGCGCGCGCCCCGAATTGTTCCAGAAAGCCTTTGCCAGCAGTGCCGACGCAATCTCGATCGATCTGGAGGACGCGGTTCCGGAGACGATGAAAGCACATGCACGTGGTGACGTAGCCCGCTTCGTTCGCGATCTCGATCGCGATCATGGGAAGGTGATTCTCATCCGAATCAATCCGCTAGGTTCTATGCATTTCGACGCCGATCTCGACGCGCTCGTTGGCCTCGATTTCGATATCGTCAATCTGCCGAAGGCCGAGTCGGCGAACGATATCGCCACGCTTGCCGGCGCAATCGGCGAACTGGAAAAACAGCGCGCTCATCGCCGGCCGTTGAAGATCCTGGCGAACGTCGAGTCGCCTCGCGGCTTGCGTTTCGCCGCCGACATTGCTTTGGCGAGTCCGCGTGTCATGGGCTTGCAAATCGGGTATGGCGATCTTTTCGAGCCGCTGGACATCGGGCGCAAGCACGCGGGCGCGCTCGAACACGTGCAACTTGCAGTGCGGTTCGCGGCGGGCGAAGCCGGTATTGCCGCCTTTGACGGCGCATTTCCGGATATCGCCGATCAAACAGGCTTCCGCGAAGAAGCCATGCGCGCAAAAGCCCTCGGCTTTCGCGGCAAGAGCTGCATTCATCCAACGCAGATCGCGGCAGCCAACGAGGCATTCATGCCAAGCGGGACCGAAATCGCTTTTTCGCGCAAGGTAGTGGAGGCGTGGCGGAAAGCCGGCGCGCTGGGTCGAGGCGCGATCGTTGTCGATGGCATCATGATCGATGCCCCTTACGCCGCGAAAGCGGAAGCCGTTTTGCTGCAAGCACAACGCCTGGCGGTCTGA
- a CDS encoding TauD/TfdA family dioxygenase → MSTIESAIDSPAVWKGPDLDWTKEGLHLLSASELAEIDHALRHLQALGNIDFPDITPETFPLDGVGQLMRDLPHFLANGRGFLMLRGLPRDKYSDDDMAQIYVGLGSYISRPVTQSYLGDLLGHVMDVSDYEPKSRGYRKGGGQLMHTDSCDIIGLMCLRTAISGGESRISSAVAVHNHMLEHRPDLLEVLRDGLFLKRTDEDGRRATRTFSEFKVPFFTGEGPQTICYLPTGYARLAEKSGERPYSALESEALYQVRKISASPEFYLDMGFRDGDIQFLNNRVMVHGRTDYQDAKALEDRRHLMRLWLTAASWPAMPDSQVFHKAEDLRLWSQYRKPFSEMPSHHNRLLLEGNAGRMVD, encoded by the coding sequence ATGAGTACCATCGAATCAGCAATCGATAGCCCCGCAGTCTGGAAAGGTCCCGACCTCGACTGGACCAAAGAGGGTTTGCATCTGCTCAGCGCCAGCGAGCTTGCCGAGATCGACCATGCGCTGCGCCACCTGCAGGCGCTGGGTAACATCGACTTTCCGGACATCACGCCAGAGACGTTTCCACTGGATGGCGTCGGCCAGTTGATGCGCGACCTGCCGCATTTCCTTGCCAATGGTCGCGGCTTCCTGATGCTGCGGGGACTGCCTCGCGACAAATATTCCGACGACGACATGGCGCAGATCTACGTTGGTCTCGGCTCGTACATCAGCCGCCCGGTCACGCAGTCGTATCTTGGCGATCTGCTCGGGCACGTCATGGATGTCAGCGACTACGAGCCGAAATCACGCGGTTATCGCAAGGGCGGCGGTCAATTGATGCACACGGACTCCTGCGACATCATTGGCCTGATGTGCTTGCGCACGGCGATTTCCGGCGGCGAAAGCCGCATTTCGAGTGCCGTTGCCGTGCACAATCACATGCTTGAACACCGGCCGGATCTGCTCGAGGTGCTGCGCGATGGACTGTTCCTCAAGCGTACCGACGAAGACGGCCGCCGTGCCACGCGCACGTTCAGCGAATTCAAGGTGCCGTTCTTTACAGGCGAAGGCCCACAGACCATCTGTTATTTGCCGACGGGATATGCGCGCCTCGCCGAGAAAAGCGGTGAACGTCCGTACTCGGCGCTTGAATCGGAGGCGCTGTATCAGGTACGGAAGATTTCGGCATCGCCGGAGTTCTATCTCGACATGGGCTTTCGCGATGGCGACATCCAGTTCCTCAATAACCGCGTGATGGTGCATGGCCGCACCGACTATCAGGACGCAAAGGCGCTCGAGGACCGGCGGCATCTGATGCGCCTGTGGCTCACCGCGGCTTCATGGCCTGCAATGCCTGACTCGCAGGTCTTCCACAAGGCAGAGGACTTGCGCTTGTGGTCGCAATATCGCAAGCCGTTCAGCGAAATGCCCTCGCACCATAACCGCTTGCTGCTCGAAGGCAATGCGGGCCGGATGGTCGACTGA